One genomic region from Lentisphaerota bacterium encodes:
- a CDS encoding ATP-dependent DNA helicase RecQ has translation MTDCIPLSGGPAPDETALRAALGRWFSHADFREGQMAAIRESLAGRDVVLVMPTGSGKSLCYQLTALLLPHTTLVISPLIALMKDQVDALERRGIAATFLNSSVDAEEMASRLARLRAGRFKLVYIAPERFRNARFVEALAQTPISLLTVDEAHCISQWGHDFRPDYLNLRHALGQIPGVRIMAVTATATPDVREDISTQLLLGVAPRAAPAVHIHGFSRPNLHLSVTRTPTHAAKLDRVRACIRAHRTGIVYVATRRQAERVCTLIRDTCGTPALLYHGALSDDERARVQDAFIAAESPVIVATNAFGMGVDRNNIRFVIHWDVPGSVEAYYQEVGRSGRDGQPAWCELLFNYADVRTQQFFVDGANPSPALILSIWDHVKRHCANGPQCQSLEAWASAVGQKNDMAVRAAFAVLERAHLIRREQEPGMRAATTALIPGADPAALKLQFEGLRIKAERDDRRLQAMLRFVDHPGCRHAYILSYFGDTAEAAVCGGCDRCAPGMASTLAPPTEQQWLVIQKILSCVGRMQGRFGVRRVIQVLRADSDPTLGERGLDTLSTFGLLRDLPATEIAALIDALAADGSIAFSADDYRLISLTPRGIRVVRRDAPGFRIVWPAPKRTRAARPPRRRTG, from the coding sequence ATGACCGACTGCATCCCCCTCTCTGGCGGCCCAGCCCCTGACGAAACCGCACTCCGGGCGGCGCTTGGCCGCTGGTTCAGCCATGCCGATTTCCGCGAGGGACAGATGGCGGCGATCCGCGAGTCACTCGCCGGCCGCGATGTCGTGCTGGTCATGCCGACCGGTTCGGGCAAGTCCCTCTGCTACCAGCTCACCGCCCTTCTACTCCCCCACACCACCCTCGTGATCTCGCCACTGATCGCGCTCATGAAGGATCAGGTCGACGCGCTCGAACGACGCGGTATTGCCGCAACCTTCCTGAACTCCTCGGTCGATGCCGAGGAAATGGCTTCGCGTCTGGCCCGCCTCCGCGCCGGCCGTTTCAAACTGGTCTACATCGCCCCCGAGCGGTTCCGCAATGCCCGCTTTGTCGAGGCTCTCGCGCAGACGCCGATCTCCCTCCTGACGGTGGATGAGGCGCACTGCATCAGCCAGTGGGGGCACGACTTCCGCCCAGACTACCTCAACCTGAGGCACGCCCTCGGCCAGATCCCGGGTGTGCGGATCATGGCGGTTACCGCCACGGCAACGCCAGACGTGCGCGAAGACATCTCGACCCAGCTCCTGCTTGGCGTCGCGCCACGCGCCGCGCCCGCCGTTCACATCCACGGGTTCTCCCGTCCCAATCTCCACCTGAGCGTCACACGGACGCCCACGCATGCCGCCAAACTCGACCGCGTCCGCGCCTGCATCCGCGCGCACCGCACCGGCATCGTCTACGTCGCCACCCGCCGCCAGGCCGAGCGGGTCTGCACGCTGATCCGAGACACCTGCGGCACGCCTGCGCTCCTCTACCATGGCGCGCTGTCCGATGACGAGCGCGCCCGCGTGCAGGACGCCTTCATTGCGGCCGAAAGCCCGGTCATCGTCGCCACCAACGCCTTCGGCATGGGCGTGGACCGGAACAACATCCGTTTTGTCATCCACTGGGACGTGCCGGGATCGGTCGAGGCCTACTATCAGGAGGTTGGCCGTTCGGGGCGGGATGGCCAACCCGCCTGGTGCGAGCTGCTCTTCAACTACGCCGATGTCCGGACGCAGCAGTTCTTCGTCGACGGTGCCAACCCCTCCCCCGCGCTCATCCTCTCCATCTGGGATCATGTCAAGCGTCACTGCGCCAACGGACCGCAATGTCAGTCGCTCGAGGCATGGGCCTCAGCCGTCGGACAGAAGAACGACATGGCGGTGCGCGCCGCCTTTGCCGTGCTTGAGCGCGCCCATCTGATCCGGCGCGAACAGGAGCCGGGCATGCGCGCCGCCACCACGGCGCTGATACCCGGCGCCGACCCGGCCGCGCTCAAGCTTCAGTTCGAGGGTTTGCGGATCAAGGCCGAACGCGACGACCGCCGACTGCAGGCCATGCTCCGCTTTGTCGATCACCCCGGCTGCCGCCACGCCTACATCCTCTCCTACTTCGGCGACACTGCGGAAGCGGCGGTCTGCGGCGGGTGTGACCGCTGCGCCCCGGGTATGGCGAGCACCCTCGCACCGCCCACCGAGCAGCAATGGCTGGTCATCCAGAAGATCCTCTCCTGCGTCGGCCGCATGCAGGGGCGATTCGGCGTGCGCCGCGTGATTCAGGTGCTGCGGGCCGATTCAGACCCCACGCTGGGCGAGCGCGGACTCGACACGCTTTCGACCTTCGGTCTGCTGCGCGACCTGCCGGCGACTGAGATTGCCGCGCTGATTGACGCGCTTGCGGCGGACGGCTCGATCGCGTTTTCCGCTGACGACTATCGCCTGATCTCCCTCACGCCGCGCGGCATCCGGGTC
- a CDS encoding LysM peptidoglycan-binding domain-containing protein, translating into MSWNRGTYGLETASDGGSPPLWPRLCAVVVLAVVIVFGVRACRSMDAGPAGLRRALAQPGRGAPPGPAAGPETAATPSQVLRIDRLPPGQRNLLAQAEEGMKRGDDPAARDAYLALLNEVADGPARREIEERLGALSITVAVSRLPMTGKVSYVIQKGDSTSSIARRFGVTQEYILRANGLSDPNRIVVGRELRVLDNPAFAITVSKKEKTLTVTLGSQFFKRYRVSVGRAGETPEGTFLIGNRVVHPAWWRTDGSEIPYGHPDNILGTRWLSLTAAGSTPRVKGYGIHGTWDDGAVGVSPSAGCIRMRNADVEELHLLAPSGTPVVIAP; encoded by the coding sequence ATGTCTTGGAATCGCGGGACATACGGGTTGGAGACGGCTTCTGACGGCGGTTCGCCGCCCCTGTGGCCGCGCCTGTGCGCGGTGGTCGTGCTCGCGGTGGTGATTGTCTTCGGCGTACGCGCCTGCCGTTCGATGGATGCCGGGCCGGCCGGTCTGCGGCGAGCGCTCGCCCAGCCGGGCCGCGGCGCGCCGCCCGGCCCGGCGGCGGGTCCCGAAACGGCCGCGACCCCGTCTCAGGTGCTGCGGATCGACCGACTGCCACCCGGGCAGCGCAACCTCCTGGCGCAGGCCGAGGAGGGCATGAAACGGGGGGATGACCCGGCGGCACGCGACGCCTATCTCGCGTTGTTGAACGAGGTCGCTGACGGCCCGGCCCGCCGGGAGATCGAAGAACGCCTCGGCGCGCTGTCGATCACCGTCGCGGTTTCGCGCCTGCCCATGACGGGCAAGGTTTCCTACGTCATCCAGAAGGGGGATTCGACATCCTCGATCGCGCGCCGGTTCGGCGTGACGCAGGAATATATCCTCCGCGCCAACGGGCTGTCCGATCCCAACCGCATCGTCGTCGGCCGCGAGTTGCGGGTGCTCGACAATCCGGCGTTCGCGATTACGGTGTCCAAGAAGGAGAAGACCCTGACCGTCACGCTCGGCAGCCAGTTTTTCAAGCGCTACCGGGTTTCGGTGGGCCGCGCCGGCGAGACGCCCGAAGGGACGTTCCTGATCGGGAACCGGGTGGTGCATCCCGCGTGGTGGCGGACCGACGGCAGCGAGATCCCCTACGGGCATCCCGATAATATCCTGGGCACGCGCTGGCTGTCGCTGACGGCCGCCGGCTCGACGCCGCGCGTCAAGGGATACGGCATCCACGGCACTTGGGACGACGGCGCGGTCGGTGTCTCGCCCAGCGCCGGCTGCATCCGCATGCGCAACGCCGATGTCGAGGAGCTCCACCTGCTGGCGCCCTCCGGAACCCCGGTGGTGATCGCGCCGTGA
- a CDS encoding alanine--tRNA ligase — translation MLTADHLRTQYLAFFRSKGHTVISGASLIPENDPTVLFTTAGMHPLVPYLLGEPHPGGRRLTDVQKCVRTGDIDAVGDASHLTFFEMLGNWSLGDYFKKEAITWSYEFLTSPQWLGFSPDRLSVTVFCGEAGVPKDEESIAIWKSLGIPAERIHALPKEDNWWGPAGLTGPCGPDTEMFIDTGKAACSPACRPGCRCGKYIEIWNDVFMQYNKTADGRYEPLKQNNVDTGMGVERTICMMNGCQTVYETELFAPLMAQIRALATARPADEAAAVRAERIIADHMRTSVFILGDPKGGVKPGNLGANYVLRRLIRRSVRYAKLLGIAPGYSRALAETVIANYRHVYPELETARETVLSELTAEEDRFEKTLASGQREFDKVAGALRQHGQTTLSGRTAFKLYDTYGFPLEFTEELAAEQGLTVDRAGYEEAFKKHQELSRQGDSTFKGGLADNTVATTRLHTATHLLHQALQIVLGPHALQKGSNITPERLRFDFAHHEKVTPEQLAEVERIVNGIIARDLPITCETMPFEQARGSGATALFAAKYGEEVKVFTVGDFSKEVCGGPHAARTGELGAFKIQKEEASSAGVRRIKAVLA, via the coding sequence ATGCTTACAGCCGACCACCTGCGCACCCAGTATCTCGCCTTTTTCCGCTCCAAGGGGCACACCGTCATTTCGGGCGCGTCGCTCATCCCGGAGAATGATCCGACCGTGCTCTTCACGACCGCGGGGATGCATCCGCTCGTCCCCTACCTGCTCGGCGAACCGCACCCCGGCGGCCGCCGCCTGACCGATGTGCAGAAGTGCGTCCGCACCGGCGATATCGATGCCGTGGGCGATGCCTCGCACCTGACCTTCTTTGAGATGCTCGGCAACTGGTCGCTGGGGGATTACTTTAAGAAAGAGGCGATCACCTGGTCCTACGAGTTTCTCACCTCGCCGCAGTGGCTGGGCTTCTCCCCCGATCGGCTCTCGGTCACCGTGTTCTGCGGCGAGGCGGGCGTGCCAAAGGACGAGGAGTCCATCGCCATCTGGAAATCGCTCGGCATCCCGGCGGAACGCATCCACGCGCTCCCCAAGGAGGATAACTGGTGGGGCCCCGCCGGGCTCACCGGACCGTGCGGCCCCGATACCGAGATGTTCATCGACACCGGCAAGGCCGCCTGCTCGCCGGCCTGCCGGCCGGGCTGCCGGTGCGGCAAGTACATCGAGATCTGGAACGACGTCTTCATGCAGTATAACAAGACGGCCGACGGCCGCTATGAGCCGCTCAAGCAGAACAATGTCGACACCGGCATGGGTGTCGAGCGGACGATCTGCATGATGAACGGTTGCCAGACGGTCTATGAGACGGAACTCTTCGCGCCGCTGATGGCCCAGATCCGCGCGCTGGCCACGGCCCGCCCCGCCGACGAGGCCGCCGCCGTGCGGGCTGAGCGGATCATCGCCGACCACATGCGCACGTCGGTCTTCATCCTCGGCGACCCCAAGGGCGGCGTCAAGCCGGGCAACCTCGGCGCCAATTATGTGCTGCGCCGCCTGATCCGCCGCTCGGTGCGCTACGCCAAGCTGCTCGGCATCGCGCCGGGCTACAGCCGCGCGCTGGCCGAGACCGTCATCGCCAACTACCGGCACGTCTATCCCGAACTGGAGACCGCGCGCGAGACGGTCCTCTCCGAATTGACCGCCGAGGAGGATCGGTTTGAGAAGACCCTCGCCTCAGGACAGCGGGAGTTCGACAAGGTCGCCGGCGCGCTCAGGCAGCACGGGCAGACCACGCTCTCCGGCCGCACCGCCTTCAAGCTCTACGACACCTACGGCTTTCCGCTGGAGTTCACCGAGGAGCTGGCCGCCGAGCAGGGGCTCACCGTTGACCGCGCCGGTTACGAGGAGGCCTTCAAGAAGCACCAGGAGCTGTCCAGGCAGGGCGATTCCACCTTCAAGGGCGGACTGGCCGACAATACCGTGGCCACGACGCGCCTGCACACCGCCACGCACCTTCTGCACCAGGCGCTCCAGATCGTCCTCGGGCCGCACGCCCTCCAGAAGGGTTCGAATATCACCCCCGAGCGGCTCCGCTTCGACTTTGCGCACCACGAGAAGGTCACCCCGGAGCAGTTGGCCGAGGTCGAGCGGATCGTGAACGGCATCATCGCCCGCGACCTGCCGATCACCTGCGAGACCATGCCCTTCGAACAGGCCAGGGGATCGGGCGCCACGGCGCTCTTCGCCGCCAAATACGGCGAGGAGGTCAAGGTCTTCACCGTCGGCGACTTCTCCAAGGAGGTGTGCGGCGGACCGCATGCCGCGCGCACCGGCGAACTCGGCGCCTTCAAGATTCAGAAGGAGGAGGCGTCGTCCGCTGGCGTCCGCCGCATCAAGGCGGTGCTGGCCTAG
- a CDS encoding UDP-N-acetylmuramate--alanine ligase, producing the protein MAIGCFHLAGIGGVGMSALAQALLDSGQSVSGSDRLLDSGDATDTLNRLRSQGVALHPQDGSGIMAGAARLVVSSAIEDDNADLAAARRRGIPVVHRAAQLAELAAGRRLIAVTGTCGKSTVTAILGWLLQEAGLDPAVVNGAGVVGWGEGGRIASVRRGTGAWLVIEADESDRSLMVFNPEHAVITNASADHFGRDEALALFSRFRERVTGIVIDGIGETAAPAEARCEGWNGRFVLDDIPFTVPLPGLHNIWNAWHAVRLARALGIPSPALAAGLATFRGVERRMQRTGCCGGATVVDDYAHNPEKLAAAWTTLAAGFDRVIAVWRPHGYGPMGKMMEDLVAMFARVVRPNDRLLVLPVYDMGGTADRRITSETLVTRLTTCGVPAQTVATLEDAEAALRAAAAPDTALVTFGARDPGLARLAARLASAAIR; encoded by the coding sequence GTGGCTATAGGATGCTTCCATCTCGCCGGTATCGGCGGCGTCGGAATGAGCGCGCTGGCGCAGGCCCTTCTCGATAGCGGTCAATCGGTCTCGGGGTCGGATCGCCTGCTCGACAGCGGCGATGCGACCGACACGCTGAATCGCCTGCGCAGCCAGGGCGTCGCGCTCCACCCTCAGGATGGTTCCGGCATCATGGCCGGCGCGGCGCGGCTGGTGGTCAGCAGCGCCATCGAGGACGACAACGCCGATCTCGCCGCCGCGCGCCGCCGCGGCATCCCCGTGGTGCATCGCGCCGCCCAGCTCGCCGAGCTTGCCGCGGGGCGAAGACTCATTGCCGTGACCGGAACTTGTGGAAAAAGCACGGTGACGGCCATCCTGGGCTGGCTGTTGCAGGAGGCGGGGCTGGATCCGGCGGTCGTCAACGGCGCGGGCGTGGTCGGCTGGGGCGAAGGCGGCCGGATCGCCTCGGTCCGCCGCGGCACCGGCGCGTGGCTGGTGATCGAAGCCGACGAGAGCGACCGCTCGCTGATGGTCTTCAATCCCGAACATGCCGTGATCACCAACGCCTCGGCCGACCATTTCGGACGCGACGAGGCGCTCGCCCTCTTCAGCCGCTTCCGCGAACGGGTCACCGGTATCGTCATTGACGGGATCGGCGAGACGGCCGCGCCCGCCGAAGCGCGCTGCGAGGGGTGGAACGGCCGGTTTGTCCTGGATGACATCCCCTTCACCGTGCCGCTTCCCGGGTTGCACAACATCTGGAACGCCTGGCATGCGGTGCGGCTCGCCCGCGCCCTGGGCATCCCCTCCCCCGCGCTCGCCGCCGGCCTGGCGACCTTCCGCGGCGTCGAGCGTCGCATGCAGCGCACCGGTTGCTGCGGCGGCGCGACCGTGGTTGACGACTATGCGCACAATCCCGAGAAACTGGCGGCGGCCTGGACCACGCTCGCCGCCGGCTTCGACCGCGTGATCGCGGTCTGGCGTCCGCACGGCTATGGTCCGATGGGCAAGATGATGGAGGATCTGGTGGCGATGTTCGCCCGCGTGGTCCGCCCCAACGACCGGCTCCTGGTCCTGCCGGTCTACGACATGGGCGGGACGGCGGACCGCCGAATCACCAGCGAAACCCTGGTGACGCGGCTCACGACGTGCGGCGTCCCGGCGCAGACCGTCGCCACGCTTGAGGATGCCGAGGCGGCGTTGCGCGCCGCCGCCGCGCCGGACACGGCGCTGGTCACCTTCGGCGCCCGCGACCCGGGCCTCGCCCGGCTCGCCGCGCGCCTCGCGTCGGCCGCAATCCGCTAG
- a CDS encoding D-lyxose/D-mannose family sugar isomerase: protein MKRSEVNAIMREGIAFLAKKQFLLPSFAFWTPEAWRAKGPECREIVTNQLGWDITDFGSGDFMKIGLFLFTIRNGASADLANPATKTYAEKIMIVREGQVTPTHFHSQKMEDIINRGGGNLVIRLWNATAADALDDTPVTVSVDGVRKTIPAGETLTLHPGDSVCLPQRNYHSFWGEAGKGTVLVGEVSRVNDDRTDNRFHAPIGRFPQIQEDEQPLHLLCTDYAKYYRY, encoded by the coding sequence ATGAAACGATCGGAAGTCAATGCCATCATGCGCGAGGGAATCGCTTTCTTGGCGAAGAAGCAGTTTCTCCTGCCGTCGTTTGCCTTCTGGACGCCCGAGGCGTGGCGCGCCAAGGGCCCGGAGTGCCGCGAGATTGTGACGAACCAGCTTGGCTGGGACATCACCGACTTCGGCAGCGGCGACTTCATGAAAATCGGCCTCTTCCTCTTCACCATCCGCAATGGGGCGTCGGCGGACCTGGCCAACCCAGCCACCAAGACTTACGCCGAGAAGATCATGATCGTGCGCGAAGGCCAAGTCACCCCCACGCACTTTCACAGCCAGAAGATGGAGGATATCATCAACCGCGGCGGCGGCAATCTTGTCATCCGCCTCTGGAACGCCACGGCCGCCGACGCTCTCGACGACACCCCCGTCACCGTGAGCGTGGACGGCGTGCGCAAAACCATTCCCGCAGGCGAGACCCTCACCCTCCATCCGGGCGACTCGGTTTGCCTCCCCCAGCGCAACTATCACAGCTTCTGGGGCGAGGCCGGCAAAGGCACCGTGCTCGTCGGCGAGGTCAGCCGCGTCAACGACGACCGCACCGACAACCGCTTCCACGCACCGATCGGCCGCTTCCCGCAGATTCAGGAGGATGAACAGCCGCTACACCTCCTCTGCACCGATTATGCGAAGTATTACAGATACTGA